One genomic region from Solwaraspora sp. WMMD792 encodes:
- a CDS encoding type I polyketide synthase: MSIAVDMRDLVIAYTPCGEIEPSPRIASAVRRGGGTGVLDLAGTRPQVLRAVEQLAAWSDGPIAVRVPASCPASVDDLERLAPGRVELVVVTGELPWNLSELVTRYRVLAEVTSLAAARTAAAAGVHGLIARGMESGGEVGELSTFVLVQQLTAADLGVPVWALGGIGPYTAAACVLGGAAGVVLDNQLALMPESDLPADVLTAIRRMDGSESVLVDGYRGIPRAPRRPGAAGVPARADLLPVGQDGWLAAEFAGRWSDAAAAVRGIRESIVDAATDAAAAEVLRPGGPLAQDLGLRVPVAQGPMTRVSDEAGFAAAVAADGALPFIALALATAERTEEMLTDTAARIGGRPWGVGVLGFAPEEIRAAQLDVIRRIRPDFAIIAGGRPPQAKELEREGIRTFLHVPSPGLLRQFLRSGARRFIFEGAECGGHIGPRASFPLWEAQLAVLAEHLAGATPEEAAEIQIFFAGGIHDDRSAAMIAAMAAPLTRRGVRVGVLMGTAYLFTAEAVAHGAIQPTFARMAREATRTALLETAPGHVTRCLQSDFVDDFHALRAELESAGLENRQVWEHLELLNVGRLRIASKGKRRDGDALVDVDEAAQLSEGMFMAGQVAVLREQETTVSALHGTVTDQAVAFHTARSQRLRADWTPAEPEVPAEPLDIAIVGMACMLPNSPDLAAFWRTVLDGADAVTEVPPHRWNPDIYYAPEVGPGQTGRYSVSKWGGFLAEVPFDAIGYGIPPSALASIDPTQLLALEVSQRALVDAGYTPGSDGVDHSRTGVIFGAEAGSDMGHAQTLRTMLPAYLPEVPGELDEQLPTVTEDSFPGILANVIAGRVANRLDLGGPNYTVDAACASSLAAMDAACKELASGGSDLMICGGADLHNGINDYLMFTSAHALSPTGRCRSFDSAGDGIALGEGVAAVVLKRLSDAQRDGDRVYAVIKGLGGSSDGRALGLTAPRAAGQRRALDRAYRQAGVSPAQVGLIEAHGTGTVVGDRTELETLTTVFSEAGATPGSCTLGSVKSQIGHTKCVAGLAGLIKATLALYTGVRPPTLHVTRPNPAWHPDRSPFAFETSARPWAAPASERVAGVSAFGFGGTNFHAVLSAYADAPEPRHARDEWPAELFCFRAGDRAGTHQAMRALLDTIDTRDALGRRWRLRDLAAAQSRQAENRSGPVQVAIVASDLDDLAGLLRRAIAGEHDPARGLFQPAEPPGADGKVAFLFPGQGSQRPGALADLFVSFPELRRFLDIGRDYVEPLFPPAAFDPEYDRGQQDRVRDTRIAQPVLGIGGLAVHHLLGRLNIRPDLAGGHSYGELVALCVAGAFEDRTLLELSRQRADAILAAAGNDPGTMAAVAATAEQIGEVLSGAGLAGEVVLANHNGPRQVVISGPTPAVRRAVSVLKEKGLSARPIAVACAFHSPVVADGVTAFRSTLDGHPVAAPSLPVWSNRTAQPYPGGADQIRDELAAQIGAPVRFVDQIEAMYAAGARVFVEAGPGQVLTRLVDAVLGERPHVAVACDGRRADGLRGFLSAVAELACAGVPVQTDWLYRGRRVAEIAPAPPSSRPVWTVDGQLVRDQHGRPLPGGMTPPRQIKELSMSASTEAGNGRGLGNVSGNGHGPGNGHGNGVAHVSGNGHGPGNGVAHGSGNGVAHVSGNGHSHVHGNGISHLPAADAGGRPVPAAGYRDGRDELISEFLRTSRELIASQRDVMLAYFGEQPPAGNGWVGPAAYPSVVAQPAIAAPSSYPEVVAPTSAPRVTDLPAIPASPADPTPPAAPAAQAAPAAPAVRPAPAVREDVPAAPTVHKTAAPAVAATSVAAPTDPVSTAATVTATVAVRPAAASVGVAQFQEAILEVLSERTGYPVDLIELDLDLEADLSIDSIKRAEVAGEVATRLRLSVDGDESELEELVRARTVRTMVAWLAEKMAAAPATVEPVTSVTAPSHAPAVTTTTATAPPVSPAAGPVSSPAAVSVGVAQFQEAILEVLSERTGYPVDLIELDLDLEADLSIDSIKRAEVAGEVATRLRLSVDGDESELEELVRARTVRTMVAWLAEKMAADQAPEAAPAAAPAVVPTTATAPAVSAPAVSTSPSAAGPAAVSVGVAQFQEAILEVLSERTGYPVDLIELDLDLEADLSIDSIKRAEVAGEVATRLRLSVDGDESELEELVRARTVRTMVAWLAEKMAADQAPEAAPAASPAQPAGSGPDSGTAPRRLVARPVPATGAVVAPEALAGTRFLITGGSPALAPLAEQLAQHGAAGATGSIHAGGSDQVTGYDGVIILDGLSDSGGPLLPGIFPFIKQALAAGVRWLVAAGTAGPRTDGFAGLFRTIQREYPQVSVTYLEVPAGADHTQLATGLVTELLSGGQTPIVTWSAAGRQTVDLAAVDLGPLAAGGAGPAGDGVAETQAIGLDQDSVVVLVGGARGITPWFARTLAAASRCRIELVGRTPLPQEAESPALAAAADKPALRAALVAQGMRAPAEIDRTATAILAAREVRATLDELRELGSQVRYHSLDVTDADATRQLLKEIQGEHGRIDGLVYAAGRIEDKLIAEKDPASFDRVFQTKVQGAVTVLDALRDGSEPRFVVLFGSIAAAYGNRGQSDYAAANDALDRIGGRWAAGTGVRCLTVHWGPWAPGSVHGGMVSAELSREYARRGIDLIDPEEGALSLLRELAWGDPAVTSVVYTASGW, encoded by the coding sequence ATGAGTATTGCAGTCGACATGCGTGACCTGGTGATCGCCTACACCCCCTGCGGCGAGATCGAGCCGAGCCCACGCATCGCCAGCGCGGTCCGCCGGGGCGGCGGCACCGGCGTGCTCGACCTGGCCGGAACCCGGCCGCAGGTCCTGCGCGCCGTGGAACAGTTGGCCGCCTGGTCGGACGGGCCGATCGCGGTCCGCGTCCCGGCGAGTTGTCCGGCCTCGGTGGACGACCTCGAACGGCTCGCGCCTGGCCGGGTGGAGCTGGTGGTCGTCACCGGCGAGCTGCCGTGGAACCTGTCCGAACTGGTGACCCGCTACCGCGTACTCGCCGAGGTGACCAGCCTCGCCGCGGCCCGGACCGCAGCGGCGGCGGGTGTGCACGGGTTGATCGCCCGCGGCATGGAGTCCGGTGGCGAGGTCGGCGAGCTGAGCACCTTCGTCCTCGTCCAGCAACTCACCGCCGCCGACCTGGGCGTGCCGGTCTGGGCGCTGGGCGGGATCGGGCCGTACACGGCCGCCGCCTGCGTGCTGGGCGGGGCCGCCGGTGTGGTGCTGGACAACCAGCTGGCCCTGATGCCCGAGTCGGACCTGCCGGCCGACGTACTGACCGCGATCCGGCGGATGGACGGGTCGGAGAGCGTCCTGGTCGACGGATACCGGGGGATCCCACGGGCTCCGCGCCGGCCGGGCGCGGCCGGTGTCCCGGCCCGCGCCGACCTGCTGCCGGTCGGCCAGGACGGCTGGCTGGCCGCCGAGTTCGCCGGCCGCTGGTCCGACGCCGCGGCCGCGGTCCGTGGCATCCGCGAGTCGATCGTCGACGCGGCGACCGACGCCGCTGCGGCCGAGGTACTGCGCCCCGGCGGTCCGTTGGCCCAGGACCTCGGCCTGCGGGTGCCGGTCGCGCAGGGCCCGATGACCCGGGTCAGCGACGAGGCCGGCTTCGCCGCAGCAGTCGCCGCCGACGGGGCGCTGCCGTTCATCGCGCTGGCACTGGCCACCGCCGAACGCACCGAGGAGATGCTCACCGACACCGCCGCCCGCATCGGCGGACGTCCCTGGGGCGTCGGTGTGCTCGGCTTCGCGCCCGAGGAGATCCGCGCCGCCCAGCTCGACGTGATCCGGCGGATCCGCCCGGACTTCGCCATCATCGCCGGGGGCCGCCCACCACAGGCCAAGGAACTGGAACGGGAAGGGATCCGGACCTTCCTGCACGTGCCGTCACCGGGGCTGCTGCGCCAGTTCCTGCGCTCCGGTGCCCGCCGGTTCATCTTCGAAGGCGCCGAGTGCGGCGGCCACATCGGCCCCCGGGCCAGTTTTCCGCTGTGGGAGGCGCAGCTCGCCGTACTCGCCGAGCACCTCGCCGGTGCGACACCGGAAGAGGCGGCCGAGATCCAGATCTTCTTCGCCGGCGGCATCCACGATGACCGGTCGGCGGCCATGATCGCCGCGATGGCCGCCCCGCTGACCCGGCGAGGCGTCCGGGTAGGGGTGCTGATGGGCACCGCCTACCTGTTCACCGCGGAGGCCGTCGCGCACGGCGCGATCCAACCAACCTTCGCCCGGATGGCCCGGGAAGCGACCCGGACCGCGTTGCTGGAGACCGCACCGGGACACGTGACCCGGTGCCTGCAGAGCGACTTCGTCGACGACTTCCACGCGCTGCGAGCCGAGCTCGAGTCCGCCGGCCTGGAGAACCGCCAGGTGTGGGAGCACCTCGAGCTGCTCAACGTGGGCCGGCTGCGGATCGCCAGCAAGGGTAAGCGGCGCGACGGCGACGCGCTGGTGGACGTCGACGAGGCGGCCCAGCTCAGCGAGGGCATGTTCATGGCCGGCCAGGTCGCGGTGCTGCGGGAGCAGGAGACCACTGTCTCGGCGCTGCACGGTACGGTCACCGACCAGGCGGTCGCCTTCCACACCGCCCGGTCCCAGCGGCTGCGGGCCGACTGGACCCCGGCCGAGCCGGAGGTGCCGGCGGAGCCGCTGGACATCGCCATCGTCGGCATGGCGTGCATGCTGCCGAACTCGCCGGACCTCGCCGCGTTCTGGCGTACCGTGCTGGACGGCGCCGACGCTGTCACCGAGGTACCACCGCACCGGTGGAACCCGGACATCTACTACGCGCCCGAGGTCGGACCCGGTCAGACCGGCCGGTACAGCGTCTCGAAGTGGGGTGGCTTCCTCGCCGAGGTCCCGTTCGACGCCATCGGGTACGGGATTCCACCGTCCGCCCTGGCCAGCATCGACCCCACCCAGCTACTGGCCCTGGAGGTCTCCCAGCGGGCCCTCGTCGACGCCGGCTACACCCCCGGCAGCGACGGGGTGGACCACTCCCGTACCGGGGTGATCTTCGGAGCCGAGGCCGGCAGCGACATGGGGCACGCGCAGACGCTGCGGACCATGCTGCCGGCCTACCTGCCGGAGGTTCCCGGTGAGCTGGACGAGCAGCTGCCGACCGTCACCGAGGACTCGTTCCCCGGCATCCTGGCCAACGTCATCGCCGGCCGGGTCGCCAACCGGCTCGACCTGGGCGGCCCCAACTACACCGTCGACGCGGCCTGCGCCTCGTCGCTGGCCGCCATGGACGCCGCCTGCAAGGAGCTCGCCAGCGGCGGCAGCGACCTGATGATCTGCGGTGGTGCCGACCTGCACAACGGCATCAACGACTACCTCATGTTCACCTCGGCGCACGCGCTGTCTCCGACCGGGCGGTGCCGTTCGTTCGACAGCGCCGGTGACGGGATCGCGCTCGGCGAGGGCGTCGCCGCCGTCGTGCTCAAGCGACTGTCCGACGCGCAGCGCGACGGCGACCGCGTCTACGCGGTGATCAAAGGACTCGGCGGGTCCAGCGACGGACGGGCCCTGGGCCTGACCGCACCCCGAGCGGCCGGCCAGCGGCGGGCCCTGGACCGCGCGTACCGGCAGGCCGGGGTGTCGCCGGCGCAGGTCGGCCTGATCGAAGCACACGGCACCGGCACGGTGGTCGGCGACCGTACCGAGCTGGAGACGTTGACCACGGTGTTCAGCGAGGCGGGTGCCACACCCGGCAGCTGCACCCTCGGGTCGGTCAAGTCGCAGATCGGGCACACCAAGTGCGTGGCCGGTCTGGCCGGTCTGATCAAGGCCACGCTCGCGCTGTACACCGGGGTCCGGCCGCCCACCCTGCACGTGACCCGGCCCAACCCGGCCTGGCACCCCGATCGGAGCCCGTTCGCCTTCGAGACCTCGGCGCGGCCGTGGGCGGCACCGGCCAGCGAACGCGTCGCCGGGGTCAGCGCCTTTGGGTTCGGCGGCACCAACTTCCACGCGGTGCTCAGCGCCTACGCCGACGCACCCGAACCGCGACACGCCCGCGACGAATGGCCGGCCGAGCTGTTCTGCTTCCGGGCCGGCGACCGGGCCGGCACGCACCAGGCGATGCGGGCGCTGCTGGACACCATCGACACCCGCGACGCGCTGGGCCGGCGCTGGCGGTTGCGCGACCTCGCCGCCGCCCAGTCCCGCCAGGCTGAGAACCGGTCCGGCCCGGTGCAGGTCGCCATCGTCGCCAGTGACCTTGACGACCTGGCCGGACTGCTGCGCCGGGCGATCGCCGGTGAGCACGATCCGGCGCGTGGGCTGTTCCAGCCGGCTGAGCCACCGGGCGCGGACGGCAAGGTCGCCTTCCTCTTCCCGGGCCAGGGCAGCCAACGCCCGGGTGCGTTGGCCGATCTGTTCGTCAGCTTCCCGGAGCTGCGGCGGTTCCTGGACATCGGCCGTGACTACGTCGAACCGCTCTTCCCACCGGCCGCGTTCGACCCCGAGTACGACCGGGGTCAACAGGACCGGGTCCGGGACACCCGGATCGCCCAGCCGGTGCTCGGCATTGGTGGGCTCGCCGTGCACCACCTGCTCGGTCGGCTGAACATCCGGCCGGACCTCGCCGGCGGGCACAGCTACGGCGAGCTGGTGGCGCTGTGCGTCGCCGGCGCATTCGAGGACCGGACACTGCTCGAGCTGAGCCGCCAGCGCGCCGACGCGATCCTGGCGGCCGCTGGCAACGATCCCGGCACGATGGCCGCAGTGGCGGCCACCGCCGAGCAGATCGGTGAGGTGCTGTCCGGGGCCGGGCTGGCCGGTGAGGTGGTGCTCGCCAACCACAACGGCCCGCGGCAGGTGGTGATCTCCGGCCCGACCCCGGCGGTGCGCCGCGCGGTGTCCGTACTCAAGGAGAAGGGTCTGTCTGCCCGGCCGATCGCGGTGGCCTGTGCGTTTCACAGCCCGGTGGTCGCCGACGGTGTCACCGCCTTCAGATCCACCCTCGACGGCCATCCGGTGGCCGCCCCCAGCCTTCCCGTCTGGTCGAACCGCACCGCCCAGCCCTACCCGGGTGGTGCGGACCAGATCCGTGACGAACTCGCCGCGCAGATCGGCGCCCCGGTGCGGTTCGTCGACCAGATCGAAGCGATGTACGCCGCCGGAGCCCGCGTCTTCGTCGAAGCCGGTCCCGGCCAGGTACTCACCCGGCTGGTCGACGCCGTCCTGGGTGAGCGCCCACACGTGGCGGTCGCCTGCGACGGTCGGCGGGCGGACGGACTACGTGGTTTTCTCTCCGCCGTCGCCGAACTGGCCTGCGCCGGGGTCCCGGTGCAGACCGACTGGCTCTACCGCGGCCGGCGAGTCGCCGAGATCGCGCCCGCCCCGCCGTCGTCGCGTCCGGTCTGGACGGTCGACGGGCAGCTGGTACGCGACCAGCATGGCCGGCCGCTGCCCGGCGGCATGACGCCTCCCCGACAAATCAAGGAGCTGTCGATGAGTGCATCCACCGAGGCCGGAAACGGTCGTGGTCTCGGCAACGTGTCCGGCAACGGCCATGGTCCCGGCAACGGCCATGGCAACGGCGTGGCGCATGTGTCCGGCAACGGCCATGGTCCCGGCAACGGCGTGGCCCATGGCTCCGGCAACGGCGTGGCCCATGTGTCCGGCAACGGGCATAGCCATGTCCACGGCAACGGGATCAGCCACCTTCCAGCTGCCGATGCCGGGGGCCGGCCCGTCCCCGCAGCCGGCTACCGGGACGGGCGCGACGAACTGATCAGCGAGTTTCTGCGGACGAGTCGGGAACTGATCGCCTCCCAGCGGGACGTGATGTTGGCGTACTTCGGGGAGCAGCCGCCGGCCGGCAACGGGTGGGTCGGGCCTGCGGCGTATCCGTCGGTCGTGGCGCAGCCGGCGATTGCCGCGCCGAGCAGCTACCCCGAGGTGGTCGCGCCGACCAGCGCACCCCGGGTGACCGATCTGCCGGCCATCCCGGCGTCGCCTGCCGACCCGACGCCTCCGGCGGCACCCGCCGCCCAGGCTGCTCCGGCGGCACCCGCCGTCCGGCCCGCTCCAGCGGTGCGCGAGGACGTGCCGGCGGCCCCGACGGTCCACAAGACCGCCGCACCGGCTGTCGCCGCGACGTCGGTGGCGGCCCCCACGGATCCCGTGTCGACGGCAGCGACGGTGACCGCGACGGTCGCGGTACGGCCGGCGGCCGCGTCGGTGGGGGTGGCGCAGTTCCAGGAGGCGATCCTGGAGGTGTTGAGTGAGCGGACCGGGTATCCGGTGGATTTGATCGAGTTGGATTTGGATCTTGAGGCGGATCTGAGTATCGATTCGATCAAGCGGGCTGAGGTTGCTGGTGAGGTGGCGACCCGGTTGCGGTTGTCGGTGGATGGTGACGAGTCGGAGTTGGAGGAGCTGGTTCGGGCTCGGACGGTGCGCACGATGGTGGCGTGGTTGGCCGAGAAGATGGCGGCCGCACCCGCGACCGTCGAACCGGTCACGTCGGTGACCGCGCCGAGCCATGCGCCTGCGGTCACCACGACCACTGCTACCGCGCCACCTGTCTCCCCGGCCGCTGGTCCCGTGTCGTCCCCGGCGGCTGTGTCGGTGGGGGTGGCGCAGTTCCAGGAGGCGATCCTGGAGGTGTTGAGTGAGCGGACCGGGTATCCGGTGGATTTGATCGAGTTGGATTTGGATCTTGAGGCGGATCTGAGTATCGATTCGATCAAGCGGGCTGAGGTTGCTGGTGAGGTGGCGACCCGGTTGCGGTTGTCGGTGGATGGTGACGAGTCGGAGTTGGAGGAGCTGGTTCGGGCTCGGACGGTGCGCACGATGGTGGCGTGGTTGGCCGAGAAGATGGCGGCCGATCAGGCACCTGAGGCGGCACCGGCGGCAGCGCCGGCGGTCGTCCCGACCACGGCCACCGCGCCGGCCGTCTCGGCACCCGCTGTGTCCACGTCGCCTTCGGCTGCCGGGCCGGCGGCTGTGTCGGTGGGGGTGGCGCAGTTCCAGGAGGCGATCCTGGAGGTGTTGAGTGAGCGGACCGGGTATCCGGTGGATTTGATCGAGTTGGATTTGGATCTTGAGGCGGATCTGAGTATCGATTCGATCAAGCGGGCTGAGGTTGCTGGTGAGGTGGCGACCCGGTTGCGGTTGTCGGTGGATGGTGACGAGTCGGAGTTGGAGGAGCTGGTTCGGGCTCGGACGGTGCGCACGATGGTGGCGTGGTTGGCCGAGAAGATGGCGGCCGATCAGGCACCCGAGGCGGCACCGGCGGCATCTCCGGCGCAGCCGGCCGGGTCCGGCCCGGACAGCGGTACGGCCCCACGTCGACTCGTCGCCCGGCCGGTTCCCGCCACCGGTGCGGTCGTCGCGCCGGAGGCGCTCGCCGGTACCCGGTTCCTGATCACCGGCGGGTCGCCGGCCCTGGCACCGCTGGCCGAGCAGCTCGCCCAGCACGGCGCGGCAGGCGCCACCGGATCGATCCACGCCGGTGGGTCGGACCAGGTGACCGGCTACGACGGCGTGATCATCCTGGACGGGCTGAGCGACAGCGGCGGGCCGCTGCTGCCCGGCATCTTCCCGTTCATCAAGCAGGCCCTCGCGGCGGGCGTGCGGTGGCTGGTCGCCGCGGGCACCGCCGGTCCGCGTACCGACGGATTCGCCGGCCTGTTCCGGACCATCCAACGGGAGTACCCGCAGGTCTCGGTGACCTATCTGGAGGTACCGGCGGGCGCCGACCACACCCAGCTTGCCACCGGCCTGGTCACCGAACTGCTCAGTGGCGGACAGACCCCGATCGTCACCTGGTCGGCGGCCGGCCGGCAGACCGTCGACCTGGCCGCGGTCGATCTCGGCCCGCTCGCCGCAGGCGGTGCCGGACCGGCCGGTGACGGCGTCGCCGAGACCCAGGCGATCGGTCTGGACCAAGACTCGGTGGTGGTGCTCGTCGGTGGTGCCCGGGGCATCACCCCGTGGTTCGCCCGTACCCTGGCCGCCGCCAGCCGATGCCGCATCGAGCTGGTCGGCCGTACCCCGCTGCCGCAGGAGGCGGAGTCCCCGGCGCTGGCCGCTGCGGCGGACAAGCCGGCGTTGCGGGCCGCGCTGGTCGCCCAGGGGATGCGCGCACCGGCGGAGATCGACCGTACGGCCACCGCGATCCTGGCCGCCCGCGAGGTCCGCGCGACCCTGGACGAGCTGCGGGAACTCGGCAGCCAGGTGCGCTACCACAGCCTCGACGTCACCGACGCCGACGCCACCCGGCAACTGCTCAAGGAGATCCAGGGCGAGCACGGACGGATCGACGGTCTGGTCTACGCGGCCGGCCGGATCGAGGACAAGCTGATCGCCGAGAAGGATCCGGCGTCGTTCGACCGGGTGTTCCAGACGAAGGTACAAGGTGCGGTGACGGTGCTCGACGCGCTGCGCGACGGCTCCGAGCCACGCTTCGTGGTGCTGTTCGGCAGCATCGCGGCCGCGTACGGCAACCGGGGTCAGAGCGACTACGCCGCCGCCAACGACGCGCTCGACCGGATCGGTGGCCGATGGGCGGCCGGCACCGGGGTGCGTTGCCTGACCGTGCACTGGGGGCCGTGGGCGCCGGGCTCGGTGCACGGCGGGATGGTCAGCGCCGAGCTGAGCCGGGAGTACGCCCGCCGGGGCATCGACCTGATCGATCCCGAGGAGGGCGCGCTGAGTCTGCTTCGCGAGCTCGCCTGGGGTGACCCGGCGGTCACCTCCGTGGTCTACACCGCCTCGGGATGGTGA
- a CDS encoding tetratricopeptide repeat protein: MRAGGDLAGACEYLLRALDSARDAFGTDEPEVLWTAHLLARLRREAGDPTAARRLLEESLAAGELRLGDREPVMLAIAYELGTLAEELGNRHEARRNFARVAAAGPAQLGDDHWQVRAAREYLAGSSVAPVDPAPTAAQRVPDLPARPVPPTQPTPPTQPTPPAPAPPVSGREVTTAADRPPPLSTAVTGPAAGVAAPSRSLPVVVAVGAAAAAVIAAVVVVIVGVTVLLDGRATTPTGPGRPGSEPSAVGDPPTALRLTDDTTAVTLAWSDPTAGTVPFIVASGRSGQQLGALATVNPGQTVFTVNGLNPELDYCFAVLAVYSADDYVPSDQVCTDRRTADPD; encoded by the coding sequence ATGCGTGCTGGCGGCGACCTCGCCGGCGCGTGCGAGTACCTGCTGCGGGCGCTGGATTCGGCCCGCGACGCCTTCGGCACGGACGAACCAGAGGTCCTGTGGACCGCGCACCTGCTGGCCCGCCTTCGACGTGAGGCCGGCGACCCAACAGCCGCCCGGCGGCTGTTGGAGGAGTCGCTGGCAGCAGGCGAACTACGGCTGGGTGACCGGGAGCCGGTCATGCTGGCCATCGCGTACGAGCTCGGCACGCTCGCCGAAGAACTGGGCAACCGGCATGAGGCCCGCCGCAACTTCGCCCGGGTCGCCGCCGCCGGCCCGGCGCAGCTCGGTGATGACCACTGGCAGGTCCGGGCGGCCCGGGAGTACCTGGCCGGCTCGTCGGTCGCCCCGGTCGATCCGGCTCCCACCGCTGCGCAGCGCGTGCCAGACCTGCCGGCCCGGCCGGTACCGCCCACCCAGCCGACACCACCCACCCAGCCGACACCACCGGCACCGGCACCCCCGGTTTCCGGCCGGGAGGTAACGACCGCCGCCGATCGGCCGCCGCCGTTGTCCACCGCCGTGACCGGACCGGCCGCAGGCGTTGCGGCACCGTCGCGGTCCCTACCGGTCGTCGTCGCGGTCGGCGCCGCGGCCGCAGCGGTCATCGCCGCCGTGGTCGTGGTCATCGTGGGTGTCACCGTCCTGCTCGACGGACGAGCCACCACACCGACCGGACCGGGGCGTCCAGGGTCCGAGCCCTCTGCGGTCGGCGACCCGCCGACCGCCCTGCGGCTGACCGACGACACCACGGCCGTGACGCTGGCCTGGTCCGACCCGACCGCGGGAACGGTGCCGTTCATCGTCGCAAGTGGCCGTAGCGGACAACAACTCGGCGCACTCGCCACGGTCAATCCCGGCCAGACCGTATTCACCGTGAACGGGTTGAATCCCGAACTCGACTACTGTTTCGCGGTGCTCGCCGTCTACTCCGCAGACGACTACGTCCCCTCGGACCAGGTCTGCACCGACCGTCGGACAGCCGATCCGGACTAG